In Coleofasciculus sp. FACHB-1120, the following are encoded in one genomic region:
- a CDS encoding pentapeptide repeat-containing protein: MLNAPTQDLHFICSQFLAQDPQKRLQNLKDLGIARYADFLTKMPLTEPNVACVMNFFRDTSRVKFPKLRGADLSNLNLDGVNFIRGDLSGANLRGSSLLEADLLFANFTGADLRNADLRGATLNETIWSGAVVENCNFGKGMGLTEQQRRSLKIFGARFNEQGDERG, from the coding sequence ATGCTAAACGCCCCAACGCAAGACCTTCATTTTATTTGCAGCCAATTTTTGGCACAAGATCCCCAAAAACGCTTGCAGAACCTCAAAGACTTGGGGATAGCGCGTTATGCTGATTTTTTAACTAAAATGCCGTTAACCGAACCAAATGTAGCTTGCGTCATGAATTTTTTTAGAGATACAAGCCGGGTGAAGTTCCCTAAGCTCAGGGGAGCGGATTTATCTAACTTGAATTTAGATGGAGTTAACTTTATTCGGGGTGATTTATCAGGGGCAAATTTGAGGGGAAGCAGTTTATTGGAAGCTGACCTTTTGTTTGCCAATTTTACTGGAGCAGATTTGAGAAATGCGGATTTGAGGGGTGCAACTCTTAATGAAACAATATGGTCAGGTGCGGTGGTGGAGAATTGCAATTTTGGGAAAGGAATGGGGTTAACGGAACAGCAGCGTAGAAGCCTAAAAATCTTCGGTGCTAGGTTCAATGAGCAAGGCGATGAAAGAGGATGA
- a CDS encoding DUF4112 domain-containing protein: protein MNTLERLENLNHIRRLSRLMDNAIRIPGIGFRIGLDPIIGLIPGAGDIISTGFSAYIIYLAARFGLPREILQKMIFNIALEATVGSVPLVGDLFDAYYKSNIRNLALLEQHLQVAEPELNEVTPLQTVTSIN, encoded by the coding sequence ATGAACACTCTTGAACGGCTCGAAAATCTCAACCACATCCGCAGACTTAGCCGCCTGATGGATAATGCAATCCGAATCCCAGGCATCGGCTTTCGTATTGGTTTAGACCCGATTATTGGTCTGATACCAGGTGCCGGAGATATCATCAGCACCGGGTTTTCGGCTTACATCATCTATTTAGCTGCCCGCTTCGGCTTACCGCGTGAAATCCTACAAAAGATGATATTTAATATCGCCTTAGAAGCCACAGTCGGCTCGGTGCCTTTGGTAGGAGACTTATTCGATGCATACTACAAGTCAAATATCCGTAACTTGGCGCTTTTAGAGCAACATCTTCAGGTGGCTGAACCCGAACTGAATGAAGTCACCCCCCTTCAGACTGTAACGAGCATCAATTGA
- a CDS encoding peptidylprolyl isomerase has translation MTRAIMETDKGTINLELFDKDAPNTVKNFVDLSEKGFYDGLNFHRVIPNFMIQGGCPQGTGTGGPGYKINCEINPNKHQAGSLSMAHAGRNTGGSQFFICHAPQPHLDGQHTVFGKTEDMNVVNAIRQGDKILSVKIER, from the coding sequence ATGACTCGCGCGATTATGGAAACCGACAAAGGCACAATCAATTTGGAGCTGTTTGACAAAGATGCACCGAACACGGTGAAAAATTTTGTTGACTTATCTGAAAAAGGGTTTTACGACGGTCTTAATTTCCACCGAGTCATTCCTAACTTTATGATTCAGGGTGGCTGTCCGCAGGGAACGGGAACAGGTGGTCCAGGTTACAAAATCAACTGTGAAATTAACCCAAATAAGCATCAGGCAGGAAGTTTATCAATGGCTCATGCGGGGCGCAATACAGGTGGGAGTCAATTCTTTATTTGCCACGCTCCTCAACCCCATTTAGACGGACAACACACAGTTTTTGGTAAAACTGAAGACATGAATGTAGTCAATGCGATTCGTCAGGGAGACAAAATTCTTTCTGTCAAGATTGAACGATAG
- a CDS encoding Uma2 family endonuclease — MRASAINRLPASWTRNEACPVPPELAIEMISPNQTIKEFEEKDKAYFDAGVLRVWIVEHESLSIRVFSRNNTSEYTDNTPIIDSLFPGLEITPKRFFEESELV, encoded by the coding sequence ATGCGAGCGTCCGCTATAAACAGGCTACCCGCTAGTTGGACGCGGAACGAAGCCTGTCCTGTGCCTCCGGAACTGGCAATTGAGATGATTTCTCCTAACCAAACTATAAAAGAATTTGAAGAGAAGGATAAGGCTTACTTTGATGCGGGTGTGTTACGAGTTTGGATTGTCGAGCATGAAAGTTTAAGTATTAGAGTCTTTTCTCGAAATAACACAAGTGAATACACTGATAACACACCAATTATAGACTCCTTATTTCCTGGATTGGAAATAACACCAAAACGGTTTTTTGAAGAATCAGAATTAGTTTAA
- a CDS encoding site-specific DNA-methyltransferase, translating into MNLKEPLYATNYGAAYVGDSLELLDCLESDSIDLVMTSPPFALLREKSYGNVEQEAYIDWLFAFCQKVYRILSPQGSFVLDLGGAYQSKRPVRSLYNYRILIKLCDELDFRLAEEFFWHNPSKLPSPIEWVNKRKIRTKDSVNTVWWLSKTDYPKANVSNVLVPYSERMKKLHENPEKYYKPKARPSGHDIGSGFATNNGGAIPSNLLQIPNTESNSRYIQLCKAVGISAHPARFPQKLPMFFINFLTDSGDTVLDIFAGSNTTGAAAEALQRRWIAFEQNPSYLAASAFRFLAPNENTEAASALFKNLLAMPEIINIY; encoded by the coding sequence ATGAATCTAAAGGAACCTTTGTATGCTACAAATTACGGTGCTGCCTATGTTGGTGACTCGCTTGAATTGCTAGATTGTCTTGAATCTGACTCAATCGATCTAGTAATGACCTCTCCTCCATTTGCTTTGCTACGCGAAAAGAGTTATGGCAATGTTGAGCAGGAAGCCTATATAGATTGGCTTTTTGCCTTCTGTCAAAAAGTGTATCGCATCCTATCACCGCAGGGAAGTTTTGTCCTCGATCTTGGGGGTGCTTATCAAAGTAAACGTCCAGTGCGATCGCTCTACAATTACCGGATTTTAATTAAACTCTGCGATGAGCTAGATTTTCGCTTAGCTGAGGAGTTTTTTTGGCACAACCCTTCTAAGTTACCTTCGCCGATTGAATGGGTGAATAAACGTAAGATCCGCACGAAGGATTCTGTCAATACTGTCTGGTGGCTATCAAAAACTGACTATCCTAAAGCGAATGTGAGTAACGTTTTAGTTCCTTATTCGGAACGAATGAAAAAGCTACACGAGAATCCTGAAAAATACTATAAACCCAAAGCACGCCCTTCAGGTCACGATATCGGATCGGGTTTTGCGACTAATAACGGCGGTGCTATACCTTCCAACTTGTTGCAAATCCCTAATACTGAAAGCAATTCTCGATACATTCAACTTTGCAAAGCCGTTGGAATTTCTGCACATCCGGCGCGGTTTCCTCAAAAACTGCCGATGTTTTTTATTAACTTTCTCACCGATTCAGGAGATACAGTCCTCGATATTTTTGCTGGCTCGAATACGACTGGCGCAGCGGCTGAGGCTTTGCAACGGCGTTGGATTGCTTTTGAACAAAATCCGTCTTATTTAGCTGCTTCTGCTTTCAGGTTTTTAGCTCCTAACGAAAATACTGAGGCAGCTTCAGCGCTATTTAAAAACCTGCTGGCGATGCCCGAAATAATTAATATTTATTAG
- a CDS encoding TenA family transcriptional regulator, giving the protein MTLSCQQLLQKHTQVWHQATVHPFLVQCKLGTIQPQQFNTWLVQDYLFVVEFTRMVAQILAVAPPAHFDVILGGLVALKDELNWFKAKASERQLNLNTQKQSTCTEYCDYMHSLSIMPHPVRATAFWAIELAYNQGWQLPGVMPDPYAEFADRWGNPGFTEYVKLLEQQADEMLQTASETVQHQAEEAFLKVAELEQDFWQMAFNAAS; this is encoded by the coding sequence ATGACCTTAAGCTGCCAACAACTTCTTCAAAAACATACTCAAGTTTGGCACCAAGCAACGGTGCATCCTTTCCTAGTGCAATGCAAATTAGGAACCATTCAGCCGCAGCAATTTAACACCTGGCTGGTACAAGATTATCTTTTTGTAGTAGAGTTCACGCGGATGGTGGCACAAATTTTGGCAGTTGCACCACCCGCTCATTTTGATGTCATTCTGGGTGGATTAGTCGCACTGAAAGATGAACTCAACTGGTTCAAAGCAAAAGCCTCTGAACGACAATTGAATCTCAATACCCAAAAACAATCAACTTGCACAGAATACTGTGACTATATGCACAGTCTTTCGATAATGCCACACCCAGTTCGAGCGACTGCATTTTGGGCAATTGAGCTTGCTTATAATCAAGGTTGGCAATTACCAGGAGTCATGCCAGATCCCTATGCTGAGTTTGCCGACCGTTGGGGAAATCCAGGTTTTACGGAATATGTAAAACTTTTGGAACAGCAAGCAGATGAAATGCTACAAACTGCATCAGAAACTGTTCAGCATCAAGCCGAAGAAGCTTTTTTAAAGGTGGCTGAATTAGAGCAGGATTTCTGGCAGATGGCTTTTAATGCGGCATCCTAG
- a CDS encoding MFS transporter, with product MFQSVKMMLDLSSTQFCFAKVSVAPSGIQAVNTPIKEATLVFSSPQFFVALIAGVLMAFAFQFLLTNFSIAAGISSAENPLDSDDDDTETWGEKVRSIESKVGIWTLLTVNIAIFIACFLAVKLTLISSVILGAITGVVIWSAYFLLLLWVSSTAVGSLIGSVVNTAGSGMQGVMATASTALGGSAMNRQIVSTAEASAAAVRRELSSSLDPDSLRETIKDYFTDLQLPKLDINKVRSDLEKLLSDVDVKSIAGNDVLRNVNRQTFVDLVSSRSDFSKQEVNRIADQLEVVWQKVFGQQQPTQTDPQVELLNFLKQAAPEELKSNELSAKLSQLVGVGQGKSERSHGNGLMEHSMQLGVTALLGEVMKRTDLSDLDVEKISSQLQHLKEQATKQAKTVGTKVADKVPAPSFSTIKADVENYLLNSKPWHLNRETIKQEFREVIYDSDAAPGKVRQQIEQLNRDYFVRVLEARGTFTSEQVADIAEQMDSIRQEVFETVQGAESQEQSQDLRDRVEHYLHSTGKEELNPEGIERDFKALLEDPDAGIDALSDRLSQFDRDTLVQLLSQREDLSQEEADQLIGQLESTRDRVLSQAQELQDRAKSEAEGLWQRVESYLRDTHKEELNPEDIKRELQTLLNDPQAGVAALRTRLSHFDRDTLVQLLKGRGDLSEEQIDGTIHQIESVRESILHAPQQLAGQAKDRYDQVTNQIAEYLRNTNLEELDPQGIQQDLAKLLNDPKEGSLALRERLSHVDRETLVKLLSQREDLSEEQVNRAIDRLQEAIRSIVKAPRRLATRARDTVQNFQTDLEDYLRNTNKQELNPESIKRELQLMLNDPQAGWKNISDRFSHFDRSTFVALLSQREDISEEEANRIVDQIESVRHQFVEQAQNAQHKVQSVLDGVFGKIRNYLNSLDRPELNYEGIKRDFRKLFDDPQAGFDAMRDRLSQFDRDTLVALLSSREDISEADANRLIDQIEGVRESTIHRAERFQQETKRRIKDLKRKAKQQAEETRKSAATAAWWLFGTALTSVATAAIAGVIAVSGFAFFS from the coding sequence ATGTTTCAAAGTGTAAAAATGATGCTGGATTTGTCCAGCACACAATTTTGTTTTGCTAAAGTTTCAGTGGCTCCGAGTGGGATTCAAGCCGTGAATACCCCTATAAAAGAGGCAACACTTGTTTTTTCAAGTCCACAGTTTTTTGTTGCCTTGATTGCCGGAGTATTAATGGCATTTGCTTTCCAATTTTTGTTAACCAATTTTTCGATTGCTGCTGGAATTTCATCCGCAGAGAATCCCTTAGATTCGGATGATGATGATACAGAAACTTGGGGCGAAAAAGTTCGTAGCATTGAATCTAAGGTAGGAATTTGGACATTATTGACGGTCAATATCGCCATATTCATTGCTTGTTTTCTGGCGGTGAAACTGACTCTGATTAGCAGCGTCATTTTAGGTGCAATCACTGGCGTCGTGATTTGGTCAGCTTATTTTTTGCTGCTCCTTTGGGTGAGTTCTACGGCAGTGGGTTCCTTAATTGGTTCGGTGGTGAATACTGCGGGTTCAGGGATGCAAGGGGTGATGGCGACAGCCAGCACTGCGCTTGGTGGGAGTGCGATGAATAGGCAGATTGTTTCTACTGCTGAAGCATCCGCCGCCGCCGTTCGCCGGGAATTGAGTTCGTCTCTCGATCCGGATAGCTTGCGAGAAACAATTAAGGATTACTTTACAGATTTGCAACTGCCAAAGCTAGACATCAATAAGGTTCGCAGCGACTTAGAAAAGTTACTGAGCGATGTTGATGTGAAATCTATTGCGGGGAATGACGTTTTACGCAATGTCAATCGCCAAACTTTTGTGGATTTAGTCAGTAGCCGCAGTGATTTCTCTAAGCAGGAGGTTAATCGGATTGCGGATCAATTGGAAGTTGTTTGGCAGAAGGTATTCGGTCAACAACAGCCAACACAAACAGATCCGCAGGTTGAATTACTCAACTTTCTGAAACAAGCCGCTCCAGAGGAGTTGAAATCTAATGAGCTTTCTGCCAAGCTTTCTCAACTTGTTGGAGTTGGACAAGGCAAATCAGAGCGCAGTCATGGCAATGGCTTGATGGAACACTCCATGCAGTTGGGTGTAACTGCGTTACTGGGAGAAGTCATGAAGCGGACGGATCTCTCCGATTTAGATGTGGAAAAAATTTCCAGCCAGTTGCAACATTTGAAAGAGCAAGCAACTAAACAAGCTAAAACGGTGGGGACAAAAGTTGCCGATAAGGTGCCTGCGCCATCTTTTAGCACGATTAAGGCAGATGTAGAAAACTACCTGCTAAATTCCAAACCTTGGCACTTGAACCGAGAAACGATTAAGCAGGAATTTAGAGAAGTTATTTACGATTCGGATGCAGCTCCTGGAAAAGTTCGGCAGCAGATCGAGCAATTGAATCGGGACTATTTTGTAAGGGTGCTGGAAGCACGGGGTACTTTCACCTCCGAGCAAGTTGCGGATATTGCTGAGCAGATGGATAGTATTCGGCAGGAAGTTTTTGAAACTGTCCAGGGTGCGGAATCTCAAGAACAGTCGCAAGACCTCCGCGATCGCGTTGAACATTATCTGCACTCGACGGGTAAGGAAGAACTAAACCCAGAAGGCATTGAGCGCGATTTCAAAGCACTTCTAGAAGATCCAGATGCTGGGATTGATGCTTTAAGCGATCGCCTCTCGCAATTCGACCGCGATACTTTAGTGCAACTCCTCTCTCAACGAGAAGACTTGAGTCAAGAGGAAGCCGATCAACTAATCGGTCAGTTGGAAAGTACGCGCGATCGCGTCTTGTCTCAAGCTCAAGAATTGCAAGACCGCGCCAAATCTGAAGCGGAAGGACTGTGGCAAAGGGTAGAATCCTATCTGCGCGATACTCACAAAGAAGAACTGAATCCTGAAGACATCAAGCGAGAGTTGCAAACGCTTCTCAATGACCCTCAGGCAGGAGTTGCCGCACTCCGGACGCGACTTTCTCATTTTGACCGCGATACGCTGGTGCAATTGCTTAAGGGACGCGGCGATCTGAGCGAAGAACAGATTGATGGAACAATCCATCAGATCGAATCAGTGCGAGAGAGTATTCTGCACGCACCGCAACAATTAGCTGGTCAAGCAAAGGATCGCTACGACCAAGTGACGAACCAGATTGCTGAGTATCTGCGAAACACCAACCTGGAAGAACTCGATCCGCAAGGCATCCAGCAGGATTTGGCAAAACTCCTGAATGACCCGAAAGAGGGCAGTTTAGCGCTCAGAGAAAGACTGTCTCACGTCGATCGGGAAACCTTGGTGAAGCTGCTGAGTCAACGAGAAGACTTGAGCGAAGAGCAAGTCAATCGAGCAATCGATCGGCTGCAAGAGGCGATTCGCAGCATTGTCAAAGCGCCGCGACGCTTGGCAACCCGTGCCAGAGACACGGTTCAGAATTTCCAAACCGATTTGGAAGATTACCTGCGGAACACGAACAAACAAGAACTCAACCCGGAAAGCATCAAACGAGAGTTGCAATTAATGCTGAACGATCCCCAAGCGGGGTGGAAGAATATCAGCGATCGCTTCTCTCATTTCGACCGTTCCACCTTTGTTGCACTCCTATCGCAACGAGAGGATATCTCAGAGGAGGAAGCCAACCGGATTGTCGATCAAATTGAATCGGTTCGCCATCAGTTTGTCGAACAAGCGCAGAATGCCCAGCACAAAGTGCAATCGGTGCTTGACGGAGTTTTTGGCAAGATTCGCAATTACCTCAACTCCCTGGATCGTCCAGAACTCAATTACGAGGGAATTAAGCGCGATTTCCGCAAACTCTTTGACGATCCGCAAGCTGGATTCGACGCGATGCGCGATCGCCTCTCGCAATTCGATCGGGACACTTTGGTGGCTCTGTTGAGTTCCCGCGAGGATATTTCTGAAGCGGATGCTAACCGACTCATCGACCAGATTGAAGGGGTGCGCGAGAGTACGATACACCGCGCTGAACGCTTCCAGCAGGAAACGAAACGACGCATCAAAGACCTCAAGCGCAAAGCGAAGCAGCAAGCAGAGGAAACCCGAAAATCTGCTGCAACCGCTGCTTGGTGGCTCTTTGGAACCGCGCTAACTTCTGTCGCCACCGCAGCGATCGCTGGAGTCATCGCTGTATCCGGTTTCGCTTTCTTTAGCTAA
- a CDS encoding Uma2 family endonuclease, translated as MVGTGTQLTLQEFLALPQGDVTYEFVDGQAVPKVSPKLFHSVLQSALWVLMGAWCKGRGRVVQEWAVLLKRHGQDWAPIPDLTYISYQLLPASWKRNEACPVPPELVIEIISPDQTLKEFENKAKDYFDAGILRVWVVDPEAMNIRVFFPDGSNQLYTDTTPIVDTLLLGLELTPRQIFEQAELI; from the coding sequence ATGGTAGGCACCGGAACCCAACTCACATTACAGGAATTTCTAGCTTTACCTCAAGGAGATGTAACCTATGAGTTTGTAGATGGTCAGGCAGTGCCTAAAGTGTCTCCTAAGCTTTTTCATTCTGTACTACAGTCAGCTTTGTGGGTTCTCATGGGTGCCTGGTGTAAAGGACGAGGACGAGTTGTTCAAGAATGGGCAGTGCTGTTGAAACGTCATGGTCAAGACTGGGCACCTATACCCGATTTGACTTACATTTCTTACCAACTCCTACCCGCCAGTTGGAAGCGGAACGAAGCTTGTCCTGTGCCTCCTGAACTGGTGATTGAGATTATCTCTCCAGACCAAACCCTGAAAGAATTTGAAAATAAAGCGAAAGACTACTTTGACGCTGGTATTTTAAGAGTCTGGGTTGTAGATCCTGAAGCGATGAATATCCGGGTATTTTTCCCAGATGGGTCGAACCAACTTTACACAGATACTACGCCCATTGTGGATACCCTGCTTCTAGGTTTGGAACTAACGCCCAGACAGATTTTTGAACAAGCAGAACTGATTTAA